A region of the Muricauda sp. MAR_2010_75 genome:
ATCTTCCAGAAATAAAGTGGCAGAGCGCATGGGAGCACTCAACGGCGTAAACAGGGTGTTCAACCCTTTTAAGGGCAGGGCCATAAAATGGGAAAATTGCACCCGGTTTCTATTGGCATAGATTTTTGGTAGAATTTCCCCAAACATCAGAATAAGGAATGTGGCAACCACCACTTCCAACAAAAAACGCCATGTCCCATCAATGTTTGCAAAAATGGTATTTCCAATGGAACTGAACAGCAGCACAATTCCAATGTTGATGGCGTTATTGGTAATAAGAATGGTAGCAAGGAGTTTCTTAGGTTTCTCCAATAAATGAACAATCAGTTTTCCACGAGAGGTATCCTTTTCCTGCATTTCGTTCAAATCGGTCTGAGAGAGACCAAACAGGGCCACTTCGGCGGCCGAGATTAGGGCAGATCCACCTAAAAGAAGCAAAAGCACAACTATTTTTATGGTGAAGATACCATTAACCGCTGCGAAGAAAAACACCAAACAATGGGGCTCAGGATCCAAATTGTATTGCTTTAAACTTGTATTTAAAAGGGTAGATCGTCATCCTCTTCAGTATCGTCAACCGGCACCTCTGGCACAGCGGATTTAGTCGGATTATCCTGGGGCGGGGGGCCTGATGACTGCTGGGCATTGGCCATACCTGCCTGCCCGGTAGACTGGCTTTCATTTTTGGTGGTTAAAAAGGTAAAGTCTTGCACATGCACCTCCGTAGTGTACCTCATATTGCCATCCTCACCTTGCCATTGCCTATTTTTCAATCTTCCTTCCACATAGACCTTATCCCCTTTGCTCAGATACTTTTCACAAATTTCCGCGGCCTTGTTCCTCACAACAATATTGTGCCAATCCGTATTGGTAACCTTTTCCCCGGTCTGCCTATTGGTATAGGTTTCATTGGTGGCCAAAGGAAATCGAGCAATGCAATTGCCTCCTTCAAAATAGTGAATTTTCACTTCGTCTCCCAAATGCCCAATCAGCATTACTTTGTTCAATGTTCCGCTCATATCTCTTTAATTAATCAAAAGTACTAAATTTTAAATTTTTCAATGAAATCTGCAATCAAAACCGGAACAGGAAAAGCCGTTATTTTCTGCCATGAAATCCCATTGGCCAATAAACCGTCCGTTTTCAGGATCCAAAACTTGGTATGCAAATGCTGATGGGAAAGTTTGTGCGTGATGGGCTCTGTATTATATAGTGAAAATGATTTTGTTTCAGGAAGGTCGTTTTTTATGGTCAATTTTTTTTTCATTTCATTAGCCTGAAGCTCTTTTTCCGATTCCAATAAAGGAAATTGATACAGGTTTTGCCATATTCCCCGCCCTTTTCGTTGTTCCATCAAGGTGTTTTCATCCTCATCCAGAAATACCAAATAATTAAAATGCCGTTCTTTGATTTTCGTCTTGTTCAGTTTTACGGGAAGGACATCAACTTTGTTTTCCTTTAGTGCAACACAACTTTCCTGCAATGGGCACAAAAGACAATACGGCTTTTTGGGTGCGCATTGTATGGCACCAAATTCCATGATTCCTTGATTATAGTCCCGTACATTTTTGGTTTCCATCACCTCTCTGGCCAATTCCTTGAAATATTTGATGCCCTCTGTACTGTTGATGGGAAGTTCCACCCCAAAATATCTTGAGAGTACGCGATACACGTTGCCATCTACCACAGGTTCCGGCACATCAAAGCAAATGGACGCAATGGCACTTGCCGTATAATCGCCAACGCCTTTTAGAGATTTTAGTCCATTATAGGTAGTTGGAAAATTTCCATCGAAATCTTCTACAACCATTTTTGCAGTGGCGTGAAGATTCCTTGCCCGGGAATAATAGCCCAGTCCTTGCCATAGCTTCAACACCTGTTCCTCGGGAGCATTTGCCAAATCACGAACACACGGAAAAGCTTCCAAGAACCTGTGATAGTAGGGCATTCCCTGCACAACCCTTGTCTGTTGAAGAATGATTTCAGACAGCCAAATCTTATAGGGATCACGGGTAGAACGCCAAGGAAGTTCACGCTTATTACTATGGTACCACGCTAAAATTTTCTCAGAAAAAGACATCTAGAAAAATACTATTGCCAAAATGAATGAGTTTATATACTTAAAATTAAAGGCTTTAAACGAAAGATTAATTTTAATTTTTATATTTGCAAGCCGAAAAAATAAGAAAAATAATCAAGAGAAATGACGAAAGCAGATATCGTAACTAGAATCTCAGAAAAACTAGGAATTGAAAAAGGAGACGTACAAGCAACAGTGGAATCTTTTATGGAGGAGGTTAAGTCTTCCTTGGAAAACGGAGACAACGTTTATTTAAGAGGTTTTGGAAGCTTTATCATTAAGACAAGAGCCGAAAAAACAGGTAGGAACATTTCAAAGAACACTACCATCAAAATCCCCGCGCACAATATTCCTGCCTTTAAACCAGCAAAAGTGTTTGTTGAGGGCGTTAAGAGCAACGTACAAGTAAAATAATATAACTAACACAAAAGGAGAGCCCTATGCCGAGTGGTAAAAAAAGAAAAAGACATAAGGTAGCTACCCACAAGCGTAAAAAGCGCAGGAGAGCTAACCGACACAAGAAAAAGTAGTTGGCAGCCAACTACTTTTTCATTTTGTATTTACACGTTCTTTGACATAGAGATTCAAGAAACGAATTTCAGTCGGTTCGAAAAATAACCGATACCATATATTGTTTAATCATTTATCCCAAAAATTGATATGGGATAGATACAAAATCGATTCAGGTGAATAGAGAATTAATTGTTAGATCTAGTCCTGAAGCAGTCGATTTTGCCTTACTCAAAGATGGAAAACTAATAGAATTACACAAAGAAGAGGACAACAACAACTTTTCCGTAGGGGATATCTTCCTAGCCAAGATACGTAAACCCGTTACAGGCCTAAACGCGGCATTTGTCAACGTAGGTTATGAAAAAGATGCGTTCCTGCACTATCATGACCTTGGTCCGCAACTGTCCTCTATGCTTAAATTCATTAAAAAAGTTAGAACAGGGAGGTTAAAAGACTTTACCCTTAAAGATTTTCCATTTGAAAAAGATATAGACAAGAATGGCAGCATCAACGATGTTATCAAAGCCAATCAGTCATTATTGGTACAAATTGTAAAGGAACCCATTTCCACAAAGGGTCCAAGAATCAGCTCAGAACTTTCCATTGCTGGGCGATACTTGGTAATGGTGCCTTTTTCTGACAGGGTCTCGGTATCCCAAAAGATAGCGAGCAAAGAGGAAAAAGACAGGCTCATACGACTTGTAAAGAGCATAAAACCCAAAGGATTTGGCGTAATTATCCGTACCGTAGCAGAAGGCAAAAAAGTTGCAGAACTAGACAAAGATCTTCAGAACTTGTTATCCAAATGGATAGCAATGTGCAAGAAATTACAAAGAGCACCGCATCCGTCCAAAGTATTGGTGGAACTCAATAGAGCTTCCTCCATTTTAAGGGATGTTTTCAACGATTCCTTTACAGGAATTCATGTTGATGAGGAAACGCTCTACAATCAAATCAAAGATTATTTGCACGAAATAGCACCCGAAAAAGAATCCATTGTAAAATTATACACCGGTTCGGCCCCGATTTTTGAAAAGTTCGGGATTGAGCGTCAAATTAAGACCTCGTTCGGACGTACGGCTTCAATGAGCCGTGGGGCATATCTTGTTATTGAACATACCGAAGCACTTCACGTCATTGATGTGAACAGTGGCAATCGTTCCAACAAGGCCAAGAACCAAGAAGATACCGCCTTGGAGGTAAACCTGCTCGCCGCAACAGAAATTGCACGGCAATTGCGTTTACGAGACATGGGCGGAATCATTGTAATAGATTTTATAGATATGACCCGAGGTGAACACAGAAGAAAACTGTTTGATCACCTAAGGAACGAAATGAAGGACGATAGGGCAAAACACAAGATTTTGCCACCCAGTAAATTTGGACTTGTACAGATTACAAGACAGCGGGTGCGTCCTGAAATGAACATTAAGACCAGCGAGGAAAATCCCAACGGCACAGGAGCCGAAGTGGAGGCTCCAATCGTCTTGATAGATCACATTCAATCCGATTTAGAGCGAATCCTAAAAGGGGACCACAAGAACAACGGAATTGTATTAAATATACATCCGTTCATTGCGGCCTACCTTACCAAAGGATTTCCCTCAATCCGTTCCAAATGGTTCAAAACCTATAAAAAATGGATCAAGGTACAACCAAGGGATGCTTACAAATATCTTGAATACCGTTTTAAGGATAAAGACGGTAAAACAATACGACCACAATAAGAAGCGACTCCAGAAATGGGGTCGCTTTTTTGTTTTATGTACATTTGAGCATGGCGTATACCAAAAGCTATACCTTATCTGAAGCCACCAAAAAAATGGAGCACTACTGTGCCTACCAAGAGCGCTGCCATTATGAGGTTATTGAAAAATTGAAAGGCATGCGCATGATTCCCGAAGCCATTGATCAAATTGTGGGCCATTTGATCCAAGAAAATTATTTGAACGAGGAGCGCTTCGCCAGAAGTTTTGCCCGCGGAAAATTTAAAATCAAAAAATGGGGGAGGAAACGTATTGTCCTGGAATTAAAAAAACGAGAAATTTCAGCCTTCAACATTAAAAGTGCACTCTCAGAAATAGGGGACGAAGATTACCACGATGCCCTAACTGAACTCGCCCAAAAAAGATTGGGTCAAATCAAGGAGCAAAACATTCAAAAAAGAAAGAAAAAATTAGCAGATTACCTTCTATACAGAGGGTGGGAAAGCCATTTGGTCTACGAAAAACTGCAAGAATTGATCTGACTATTTCTGAGCCAAAAGTCTTTCGGTACGAACAACAGCTTCTTCATTTTTCCAATCAATCCACTCTTGCCCTTTTAGCCTACGCATCAAATTATCAAAATGGCGCATAAAGAAAATATTGTAGACGGCCTTACCAAAATTTTTTGGTTTTCGGGCTATGGCTCGAAGACTCATGGAAAATCCTGGTGTAACATATTTCATATGGTGCCAATACCCTTCGGGTATATAAAGGACATTACCGTGTTCCAATTGCGCCACGTGCCCTTTGGCATGTTTAAGGGCCGGCCATTTGTCCAAATCCGGGGCATCAAAATCGATGTCTTCCCGAGTGATCAGGGAATGTGGAATTTTATACAGAAACTTTGTTTCCGATTGGGAAAACAGGATACATTGCTTTTTTCCTTCAAAATGAAAATGGAAAATATTGGCCAAGTCAATATCATAGTGCATAAAGGTGTGCGAATTGCTTCCGCCAAAAAACAACATGGGCAAACCTTTCATCAAAGGGAGCCCAAAATCAGGGTACGAAAAATCTTTTTGGAGTTGGGGCACTTCCTTCAAGACGTTCCAAAGAAAAATCCGGTATTTGGTAGGCTTGCTTTTGAGCAGTTCGATGTACTCCCGCATCTTCATTTTGGCATGGGGCTCATTGAATCCCTCATCATGTTTTACGGGTCGATCATCATAGAGTGGCACTTCCTTTTCACCCGCCACATCCTTCATATAGTCCAAACTCCATTTGGAATAAGCGGGCCAATCCTCAATAAAGCGTTCAATAACAACTGGCTTCTGAGGTTTAAAATATTTTTGGATAAACTCCTTTTTGGAAAGGGTCTCCTCCCTGGGAATTTGGTCAAGGTTCAGTTTCAAGATTTCAATGAGTTTGAAACTGCTAAATTAGTAAAAAGCTTAATATAAAATAGGAAGACCTAGTCCTTGGAAACCAATCCTGATTTTTGTTTGGCTGCCTCATTGCGATCGATCACATGTCCTGGTCTGGACCATTTAGGCTTCTCGCCCAAAGGTTGGAATTGTGATTCAGCGGCTTCAACTGTTTTAGGCTGAGGCGCTTTTACAAAGGCTTTTTGTGGATTCAAGCCCAATTGTTGAAACATGGCCATATCCTCGTTTACATCAGGATTTGGAGTCGTCAACAATTTATCTCCGGCAAAAATGGAGTTGGCACCTGCAAAAAAGCACATCGCCTGACCTTCACGGCTCATTTCGGTCCTTCCCGCAGAAAGTCGAACTTGTGTTTTTGGCATAACAATTCGGGTGGTGGCCACCATGCGGATCATTTCCCAAATTTCAACAGGTTTTTGGTCTTCCATAGGTGTACCATCAACCGCAACCAACGCGTTGATTGGCACCGATTCAGGTTGAGGGTTTAAAGTTGAAAGCGCCACCAACATTCCGGCACGGTCTTCAACAGATTCTCCCATACCAATAATACCCCCACTACACACGGTCACATTGGTTTTACGAACATTTTCAATAGTCTGTAACCGGTCTTCGTACCCACGGGTAGAAATAACTTCTTTGTAATATTCTTCCGAAGTGTCCAAGTTATGGTTATAGGCATACAGCCCTGCTTCGGCCAAACGCTTGGCCTGATTTTCGGTAACCATGCCCAAGGTACAGCACACTTCCATATCCAATTTGTTGATGGTACGGACCATATCCAACACCTGATCAAATTCGGGACCGTCCTTTACATTTCGCCATGCAGCACCCATACAGACCCTAGAACTCCCAGAGGCCTTGGCACGCAGTGCCTGTGCCTTCACCTGTTGAACCGTCATTAAATCGTTGCCTTCAATATCGGTATGATAGCGAGCAGCTTGCGGACAATACCCACAATCTTCG
Encoded here:
- a CDS encoding single-stranded DNA-binding protein produces the protein MSGTLNKVMLIGHLGDEVKIHYFEGGNCIARFPLATNETYTNRQTGEKVTNTDWHNIVVRNKAAEICEKYLSKGDKVYVEGRLKNRQWQGEDGNMRYTTEVHVQDFTFLTTKNESQSTGQAGMANAQQSSGPPPQDNPTKSAVPEVPVDDTEEDDDLPF
- the mutY gene encoding A/G-specific adenine glycosylase, giving the protein MSFSEKILAWYHSNKRELPWRSTRDPYKIWLSEIILQQTRVVQGMPYYHRFLEAFPCVRDLANAPEEQVLKLWQGLGYYSRARNLHATAKMVVEDFDGNFPTTYNGLKSLKGVGDYTASAIASICFDVPEPVVDGNVYRVLSRYFGVELPINSTEGIKYFKELAREVMETKNVRDYNQGIMEFGAIQCAPKKPYCLLCPLQESCVALKENKVDVLPVKLNKTKIKERHFNYLVFLDEDENTLMEQRKGRGIWQNLYQFPLLESEKELQANEMKKKLTIKNDLPETKSFSLYNTEPITHKLSHQHLHTKFWILKTDGLLANGISWQKITAFPVPVLIADFIEKFKI
- a CDS encoding HU family DNA-binding protein, which gives rise to MTKADIVTRISEKLGIEKGDVQATVESFMEEVKSSLENGDNVYLRGFGSFIIKTRAEKTGRNISKNTTIKIPAHNIPAFKPAKVFVEGVKSNVQVK
- a CDS encoding ribonuclease E/G; the encoded protein is MNRELIVRSSPEAVDFALLKDGKLIELHKEEDNNNFSVGDIFLAKIRKPVTGLNAAFVNVGYEKDAFLHYHDLGPQLSSMLKFIKKVRTGRLKDFTLKDFPFEKDIDKNGSINDVIKANQSLLVQIVKEPISTKGPRISSELSIAGRYLVMVPFSDRVSVSQKIASKEEKDRLIRLVKSIKPKGFGVIIRTVAEGKKVAELDKDLQNLLSKWIAMCKKLQRAPHPSKVLVELNRASSILRDVFNDSFTGIHVDEETLYNQIKDYLHEIAPEKESIVKLYTGSAPIFEKFGIERQIKTSFGRTASMSRGAYLVIEHTEALHVIDVNSGNRSNKAKNQEDTALEVNLLAATEIARQLRLRDMGGIIVIDFIDMTRGEHRRKLFDHLRNEMKDDRAKHKILPPSKFGLVQITRQRVRPEMNIKTSEENPNGTGAEVEAPIVLIDHIQSDLERILKGDHKNNGIVLNIHPFIAAYLTKGFPSIRSKWFKTYKKWIKVQPRDAYKYLEYRFKDKDGKTIRPQ
- a CDS encoding regulatory protein RecX, with amino-acid sequence MAYTKSYTLSEATKKMEHYCAYQERCHYEVIEKLKGMRMIPEAIDQIVGHLIQENYLNEERFARSFARGKFKIKKWGRKRIVLELKKREISAFNIKSALSEIGDEDYHDALTELAQKRLGQIKEQNIQKRKKKLADYLLYRGWESHLVYEKLQELI
- a CDS encoding cupin-like domain-containing protein, with the translated sequence MKLNLDQIPREETLSKKEFIQKYFKPQKPVVIERFIEDWPAYSKWSLDYMKDVAGEKEVPLYDDRPVKHDEGFNEPHAKMKMREYIELLKSKPTKYRIFLWNVLKEVPQLQKDFSYPDFGLPLMKGLPMLFFGGSNSHTFMHYDIDLANIFHFHFEGKKQCILFSQSETKFLYKIPHSLITREDIDFDAPDLDKWPALKHAKGHVAQLEHGNVLYIPEGYWHHMKYVTPGFSMSLRAIARKPKNFGKAVYNIFFMRHFDNLMRRLKGQEWIDWKNEEAVVRTERLLAQK
- the bioB gene encoding biotin synthase BioB, which codes for MSSTKHNWTKEEILEIYNKPLMELLYEAATIHREHHDPNTVQVSTLLSIKTGGCPEDCGYCPQAARYHTDIEGNDLMTVQQVKAQALRAKASGSSRVCMGAAWRNVKDGPEFDQVLDMVRTINKLDMEVCCTLGMVTENQAKRLAEAGLYAYNHNLDTSEEYYKEVISTRGYEDRLQTIENVRKTNVTVCSGGIIGMGESVEDRAGMLVALSTLNPQPESVPINALVAVDGTPMEDQKPVEIWEMIRMVATTRIVMPKTQVRLSAGRTEMSREGQAMCFFAGANSIFAGDKLLTTPNPDVNEDMAMFQQLGLNPQKAFVKAPQPKTVEAAESQFQPLGEKPKWSRPGHVIDRNEAAKQKSGLVSKD